A segment of the Clostridia bacterium genome:
TTGAAGGTCTCGCCGACGCGGTAGAATATCAGCACCGCCGCGCCCTCGACGTAGCTGCCGATGCAGAACGCGCCTATCGCGGCTATGCTCATCAGCGTTTCTTCGCTGAACGGCTTGCCCTTGAGAAGCTTTTTCAGCGCGGTCAGGAAGACCTCGCCGCCCGCGAGCAGGTAGAGCAGCCCGTAGCCGACGGCGCACATCCACGGCTCGAGCTCGAGATGCTCCGCGGCGAAAAGCCCCGCGGTCAGCAGCAGGCAGAAGCCGAGGAACAGGAATTCTTTTTTATGTTCGGGATAGAGTTTCATTTGATTCGCCTTCTTCGGAAGATGGATATGTGAAGGTTTTACGCCGGGCGGCAAACGCCGCTTCGCCTACTCGTTCACGTGCTCGAAGCCCTGCGCGAGGATGGTGCTGACGTGGGAGTCGGCGAGGGAGTAGTAGAGGTGCTTGCCCTCGCGGCGGTATTTGACGAGGCCGCTCTGCTTGAGCAGACGGAGCTGGTGGGAGATCGCGGAAACGGTCATCCCGAGCAGGTCGGAAAGCTCGCAGACGCAGCGTTCTTTTTCGTAAAGCACCGTCATTATCCCGACGCGCGTCGGGTCGCCGAAAAGCCGGAACAGCTCCGCGACGGAAAAGATCTTCGCCGCGTCGCGGAACGCCTCCTCCGCTTCGATCACGCGGTCTACGCGCGCGGTTTCGGCGGTATTTG
Coding sequences within it:
- a CDS encoding helix-turn-helix transcriptional regulator, producing the protein MEERINNNAAETANTAAAAETANTAETARVDRVIEAEEAFRDAAKIFSVAELFRLFGDPTRVGIMTVLYEKERCVCELSDLLGMTVSAISHQLRLLKQSGLVKYRREGKHLYYSLADSHVSTILAQGFEHVNE